In the Petrotoga olearia DSM 13574 genome, one interval contains:
- a CDS encoding carbohydrate ABC transporter permease — translation MKKKIFPKVIRIILLSMFFVFAIFPLYWIVITSLKPTQEIYSFPVRYWTNNPTFFGYKRLFEFVNFKRYFVNSIFVSIGASFVSTIFAMLSGYILSRKEFKWKYPIILFLFFSQMIPTYLIMVPQYTMFSKLNLINKLTSLIIIYSGFGAAFSTIMAKGFFDRIPKSIEEAALIDGCNEIQSLFKITIPLMLPGLSAILSFSFVNNWNELFTAVMFLNTSDKYTVPVGLYSIVSKAGVQWNVLAAGIVIALLPTIIVFAISQKYIIAGLTQGSLKD, via the coding sequence ATGAAGAAAAAAATTTTCCCCAAAGTTATACGTATAATTTTGCTCTCTATGTTTTTTGTTTTTGCAATTTTTCCGTTATATTGGATTGTAATAACTTCGTTAAAACCTACACAGGAAATATACTCCTTTCCAGTTAGGTATTGGACAAATAATCCCACTTTTTTTGGATACAAGAGATTATTTGAATTTGTCAATTTTAAAAGATATTTTGTAAACAGTATTTTCGTATCTATAGGTGCTTCCTTTGTTTCAACAATATTTGCCATGTTAAGCGGATATATACTTTCAAGAAAGGAATTTAAATGGAAATATCCTATTATATTATTCTTATTTTTTTCTCAGATGATCCCAACTTATTTAATCATGGTCCCGCAATATACCATGTTTTCAAAGTTAAATTTAATCAATAAACTCACCAGCCTAATAATAATTTATAGTGGTTTTGGAGCAGCCTTTAGTACAATAATGGCTAAGGGATTTTTTGATAGAATTCCAAAAAGCATCGAGGAAGCCGCTTTAATTGACGGATGTAATGAAATTCAATCTCTATTCAAAATCACTATTCCCTTAATGTTGCCGGGTTTATCGGCTATTCTCAGTTTCTCTTTTGTAAATAACTGGAATGAGCTGTTTACTGCGGTTATGTTTTTAAATACATCTGATAAATATACGGTGCCTGTAGGGTTATATTCTATTGTATCAAAGGCAGGTGTCCAGTGGAATGTGCTGGCTGCTGGAATTGTAATAGCTCTTTTGCCAACAATTATAGTATTTGCTATCTCGCAAAAGTATATTATCGCAGGGCTTACACAAGGAAGCTTAAAAGATTAA
- a CDS encoding BadF/BadG/BcrA/BcrD ATPase family protein, whose protein sequence is MKFLGIDGGGTHIAASLINESGDILKKIEIETGVNLTSVDQERLKSIISTVKTKITEVDGIVVSFSGAGTSQRKIQLLDIFKEIFDINNIFVYNDGESILYSLFKGNSLAIVIAGTGSMIMGMNEDQSIVRSGGWGHLFDDVGGGFWISTRIIQEAFRYKDKLREFDPIFNRLLKFYSCEEIEALTSLQGRKDFKTIISSFTKKALEKPTNLVEEIINEGISDLTLRCKKILDSLNIKDLYLSGSLFKSEYYLQKFQEFMLNYSLHPLNFDVSEQMALLARKYFLIK, encoded by the coding sequence ATGAAATTTTTAGGAATAGACGGTGGTGGTACTCACATAGCTGCCAGTTTGATCAACGAAAGTGGAGATATATTAAAAAAAATTGAGATAGAAACAGGTGTCAATCTCACCTCTGTTGATCAAGAAAGACTGAAAAGTATTATAAGTACAGTTAAAACAAAAATAACCGAAGTTGATGGAATAGTAGTAAGTTTCTCAGGTGCTGGAACATCCCAAAGAAAAATACAACTATTAGATATTTTTAAGGAAATTTTTGACATCAACAACATCTTCGTATATAACGATGGTGAATCTATTCTCTATTCTCTTTTTAAAGGAAATAGTTTAGCGATTGTTATTGCTGGTACTGGGTCTATGATCATGGGTATGAATGAAGATCAAAGTATTGTAAGAAGTGGTGGCTGGGGGCATCTTTTTGATGATGTAGGAGGAGGTTTTTGGATATCAACAAGAATTATTCAAGAAGCTTTCAGATACAAAGACAAATTAAGAGAATTCGATCCTATTTTTAATAGACTTCTAAAATTCTACTCTTGTGAAGAGATTGAAGCTCTTACCTCTTTACAAGGGAGAAAAGATTTTAAAACAATCATTTCTTCTTTCACCAAAAAAGCTTTAGAAAAGCCAACAAATCTTGTTGAAGAAATAATTAATGAAGGTATTTCTGATTTAACTTTAAGATGTAAAAAGATTTTAGATTCTTTGAATATAAAAGATCTTTATTTGAGTGGAAGCCTTTTTAAATCTGAATACTACTTACAAAAATTTCAAGAATTTATGCTTAATTATTCATTACACCCGTTGAACTTTGATGTAAGTGAACAAATGGCATTATTAGCTAGAAAGTATTTTTTAATCAAATAA
- a CDS encoding NlpC/P60 family protein, translated as MVNEFICTHLKDKRFYDPDFWIARLHNADEILMDDSEIKSFNHLLYKKMVESHIENYYYDFSNPKNEITAYDFINEIEKVMPMENSEKIIEENLFIKDGGKIRPLKKDKLKDFLSNFQDFKKGISGNIQVSFGLITDRSDLKALPFKYPLGITPNYPFHDITRLTTLSPGEPILIYRKSFKLNWYFVQSSFYSGWINIKNLTAVSKKEFFDYNKSPRTLIVMESKVCTEDVPAFGKFHFQMGDKLVLANEDEINSFYFKMNTLFPEGCYPVKIPLKRKLTNEKYGIFPIPSAKEVKASFPDLTQKNLIKQAFKMVGERYGWGGSDYNRDCSRFIMDIFKCFGVYLPRDSKYQEIMTPAERTSFPQQTEERKIILDGLKTGDILFMKGHVMMYLGKFGNEYYVIHQGAGFKQKKPNGDLENFDIHGTFIMPLSVYTLNSSTTYLDSLSSAVKITQGLKI; from the coding sequence GTGGTCAATGAATTTATATGTACTCATTTAAAAGATAAAAGGTTTTATGACCCTGATTTTTGGATAGCTAGATTACATAACGCAGATGAAATTTTGATGGATGATTCTGAAATAAAATCATTCAACCATCTTCTTTATAAGAAGATGGTTGAATCTCATATAGAAAACTATTATTACGATTTCTCTAATCCAAAAAATGAAATAACAGCATATGATTTTATAAATGAAATTGAAAAGGTAATGCCAATGGAAAATTCAGAAAAAATAATTGAAGAAAATTTATTTATCAAAGATGGTGGAAAAATAAGACCATTGAAAAAAGATAAGTTAAAAGATTTTCTTTCGAATTTTCAAGATTTCAAAAAAGGGATTTCTGGGAATATTCAAGTATCTTTTGGTTTAATAACTGATAGAAGCGACCTAAAAGCCCTTCCTTTTAAATATCCATTGGGAATAACACCAAATTATCCTTTTCATGATATTACTAGGCTCACTACTCTTTCGCCAGGGGAACCGATTTTAATTTACAGAAAAAGTTTTAAACTAAATTGGTATTTTGTTCAGAGTTCTTTTTATTCAGGGTGGATAAACATCAAAAATTTAACTGCGGTTTCTAAAAAAGAGTTCTTTGATTACAATAAATCGCCAAGAACTCTAATAGTTATGGAAAGTAAAGTTTGTACTGAGGATGTGCCTGCATTTGGCAAATTTCATTTTCAAATGGGGGATAAGTTAGTTTTAGCGAATGAGGATGAAATAAATAGTTTTTATTTTAAAATGAACACCTTATTTCCTGAAGGGTGTTATCCGGTAAAAATCCCTCTTAAAAGAAAATTGACCAATGAAAAGTATGGGATTTTTCCAATTCCCTCAGCAAAAGAAGTAAAAGCTTCTTTCCCTGATCTCACGCAGAAAAATTTAATTAAACAAGCATTTAAAATGGTTGGTGAAAGATATGGCTGGGGGGGAAGTGATTACAATAGAGATTGTTCGCGTTTCATAATGGATATATTTAAGTGTTTTGGAGTATATTTACCAAGAGATAGTAAGTATCAAGAAATCATGACTCCTGCTGAAAGAACTTCTTTCCCTCAGCAAACAGAGGAAAGAAAAATAATATTGGATGGTTTAAAAACCGGGGATATTCTTTTTATGAAAGGTCACGTTATGATGTATCTAGGTAAATTCGGAAATGAATACTATGTAATACATCAAGGGGCGGGCTTTAAGCAGAAAAAGCCTAATGGAGATCTTGAGAATTTCGATATTCATGGTACATTTATTATGCCTCTTTCTGTTTATACCTTAAATTCGAGTACTACTTATTTGGACTCTCTTTCATCGGCTGTAAAAATCACACAAGGTCTTAAAATATAA
- the lysA gene encoding diaminopimelate decarboxylase — protein MIIDKDGVLEISGVKSTHLANEYGTPLLVLNEAQIRENIKKLKSAFESVDYNNYEIAYASKAFLNTEICRILQSENVSLEVVSGGELYIAFHSSFPSGKIFFNGNSKTNEELVMALENDVGHIIVDNEDEFRKIEKISKKLRKKAKIYFRVIPNIAPDTHEYISTGQKDSKFGMPFDEMLKLIKSIKNSENLEIKGIHAHIGSQINEPKPYVELVKTFFDLLNKIRGETGVVLPEIDIGGGFGVAHSTFEKAIDIQNAIKEIIQEVRFLSSKFHYPSPKIIIEPGRYIISSAGTTLYTVGTIKRTENKKYVVVDGGMSDNIRPALYGAKYEVFIANRPKDTINLEKVTIAGRACESGDILIEETCLPEIKSGDLLAIPSTGDYTYSMSSNYNGFLKPAIVLVNNGKYKLITRREIYDDLIKMDIENIEWR, from the coding sequence ATGATAATAGATAAAGATGGTGTTTTAGAGATTTCTGGGGTAAAAAGTACCCACTTAGCTAATGAGTATGGTACCCCACTGTTAGTGTTGAACGAAGCTCAAATAAGGGAAAATATCAAAAAGTTAAAAAGTGCCTTCGAAAGCGTTGATTATAATAATTATGAAATCGCTTATGCATCGAAGGCATTTTTGAACACGGAGATTTGTAGAATTTTACAAAGTGAGAATGTGTCTTTAGAAGTGGTTTCAGGGGGAGAACTTTATATAGCCTTTCATAGTTCCTTTCCTTCTGGTAAAATTTTCTTTAATGGGAACAGTAAGACTAATGAAGAATTAGTTATGGCTCTGGAGAATGACGTAGGTCACATTATAGTAGATAATGAAGATGAATTTAGAAAAATTGAAAAGATCAGTAAAAAATTAAGAAAAAAGGCAAAAATTTACTTTAGGGTTATCCCCAACATTGCTCCAGACACTCATGAGTATATTTCGACCGGTCAAAAGGATTCCAAATTTGGGATGCCTTTTGATGAAATGTTGAAACTGATTAAATCCATAAAAAATTCTGAAAATTTGGAGATTAAAGGTATTCATGCTCATATTGGTTCTCAAATAAACGAACCAAAACCTTATGTGGAGTTAGTAAAAACTTTTTTTGATCTTTTGAACAAAATAAGAGGAGAAACGGGGGTTGTTTTACCAGAAATTGATATTGGTGGAGGATTTGGTGTAGCACACTCGACTTTTGAAAAAGCTATAGATATTCAGAATGCTATAAAAGAAATTATTCAAGAAGTTAGATTTTTATCAAGTAAATTTCATTATCCTTCTCCAAAAATAATAATAGAACCAGGTAGGTATATTATTTCTAGCGCTGGAACCACACTGTACACTGTCGGGACCATTAAGAGAACCGAAAATAAAAAATACGTAGTTGTTGATGGAGGTATGTCTGATAATATTAGGCCTGCATTGTATGGTGCTAAATATGAGGTGTTTATTGCGAATCGGCCAAAAGATACAATCAACTTAGAAAAGGTTACAATAGCTGGTAGGGCTTGTGAATCAGGAGATATTTTGATTGAAGAGACTTGTCTTCCAGAAATAAAATCGGGAGATTTGTTAGCGATCCCATCTACTGGAGATTATACCTATTCGATGTCAAGTAATTATAATGGTTTTCTAAAACCTGCCATTGTTTTAGTTAACAATGGGAAATATAAGTTGATAACAAGAAGAGAAATTTACGATGATTTAATAAAAATGGATATCGAAAATATCGAATGGAGATAA
- a CDS encoding ABC transporter ATP-binding protein has protein sequence MSFSPVISFDNVTKKFSVRKGFKTQYVHALRNIYLDVFPKEIISIVGESGSGKTTLLRVLSRIYLENNGSIKFKGEIIPKKFKRNEELKFREQIQMIFQDPFSSLNPVKRVYQILKRPLELHKFEQVNQRIKDVLEEVELTPVENFIDKYPHELSGGQRQRVVIARAIVTKPSVILADEPTSMLDVSIRAGIMKLMLKIRDDLDTTYIHVTHDLAAARYISDRIAVMYAGMIMEEGTADEVVLDPLHPYTKLLRKAAPDPDKITSEKLGNTGEVPDLINPPKGCPFEPRCQFAMERCKNYLPSYFQVDNRKVRCFLYDNR, from the coding sequence ATGTCATTTTCCCCGGTAATATCTTTTGATAATGTAACAAAGAAGTTTTCTGTAAGAAAAGGATTTAAAACTCAATATGTTCATGCTCTGAGAAATATTTATTTGGATGTTTTCCCAAAAGAAATCATCTCAATAGTTGGAGAAAGTGGTTCAGGTAAGACTACTTTGTTACGGGTATTATCTCGTATTTACTTGGAAAATAACGGAAGTATAAAATTCAAAGGTGAAATAATTCCTAAAAAATTTAAAAGGAATGAAGAATTAAAATTCCGAGAACAGATTCAGATGATCTTTCAAGATCCTTTCTCTTCGCTCAATCCAGTAAAAAGAGTGTATCAAATATTAAAAAGACCTCTTGAACTTCACAAATTTGAACAAGTAAACCAAAGGATAAAAGATGTTCTTGAGGAGGTCGAACTTACCCCGGTAGAAAACTTTATCGACAAATATCCTCACGAATTATCTGGGGGCCAAAGGCAGAGAGTAGTTATCGCAAGAGCCATAGTTACAAAGCCATCTGTAATATTAGCGGATGAACCTACTTCTATGTTGGATGTTTCAATTAGAGCGGGTATAATGAAATTAATGTTGAAAATTAGAGATGATCTCGATACAACATATATTCACGTAACTCATGATTTAGCTGCTGCTCGATATATTTCGGATAGAATAGCCGTGATGTATGCGGGTATGATAATGGAAGAAGGAACAGCGGATGAAGTAGTGTTAGACCCATTACATCCCTATACAAAGTTGCTAAGAAAAGCTGCACCTGATCCGGATAAAATAACTTCAGAAAAGTTAGGAAATACTGGAGAAGTACCAGATTTAATTAATCCTCCCAAGGGGTGCCCTTTTGAACCTCGTTGTCAATTTGCTATGGAAAGATGCAAGAATTATTTACCTTCATACTTTCAGGTAGATAACAGAAAAGTGAGATGTTTTTTGTATGATAATAGATAA
- a CDS encoding ABC transporter ATP-binding protein — MLLEVKNLNAGYRSNNKIVKAVKNVSFNVEEDDFLGIAGESGCGKSTLLFSILKLLKKPGEIFEGEIIYKGENILKMDKEKLRKKRWVEFSLVTQSAMNALNPVYKIKDQIMDVIFEHSNYSKSEAIGMVEKVLHMVGIQKERMESYPHQLSGGMKQRVAIAMALVFSPSLVVMDEPTTSLDVVVQRSIMEQIDEIRRKNRFSIIFVTHDISLLFELSKRISIMYAGEMVEIGPTKAVYSSPSHPYTEGLINSFPRLTAVSKEYKGIPGRIPDLSKEIKGCPFKERCTYRKDLCDKKPEFKEVTPGRWVACHFPR; from the coding sequence GTGCTTTTAGAAGTCAAAAATTTAAATGCAGGATATAGAAGTAACAATAAAATAGTGAAGGCAGTTAAAAATGTAAGTTTCAACGTGGAAGAGGATGACTTCTTAGGAATAGCGGGCGAATCAGGGTGTGGTAAATCTACTTTACTCTTCTCTATTCTCAAACTTTTAAAAAAACCAGGTGAAATTTTTGAAGGAGAAATTATATATAAAGGTGAAAATATTCTAAAAATGGATAAAGAAAAGCTCAGAAAGAAAAGATGGGTAGAATTTTCGTTAGTCACCCAAAGTGCAATGAATGCTTTAAACCCTGTTTATAAGATAAAAGATCAGATTATGGATGTAATATTCGAACATAGTAACTACTCAAAAAGTGAAGCGATAGGTATGGTTGAAAAAGTCTTACACATGGTTGGAATCCAAAAAGAAAGAATGGAAAGTTATCCTCATCAATTATCCGGAGGAATGAAACAACGAGTGGCTATAGCAATGGCTTTGGTTTTTTCTCCATCATTAGTTGTAATGGATGAACCAACGACATCGCTTGATGTTGTCGTTCAAAGATCTATTATGGAACAAATAGATGAGATAAGGAGAAAAAATAGATTTTCAATTATTTTTGTAACCCACGACATATCTTTGTTATTTGAGCTATCAAAAAGGATTTCAATCATGTATGCAGGAGAAATGGTTGAAATAGGTCCCACTAAAGCCGTATATTCGAGCCCATCGCATCCATACACCGAAGGATTAATAAATTCTTTTCCAAGGTTAACTGCTGTATCAAAAGAATATAAGGGAATACCCGGCAGAATACCAGATCTCTCAAAAGAAATAAAAGGATGCCCATTTAAAGAAAGGTGCACATACAGAAAAGATTTATGTGATAAAAAACCAGAATTTAAAGAGGTTACTCCAGGGAGGTGGGTTGCATGTCATTTTCCCCGGTAA
- a CDS encoding ABC transporter permease: MIKKLNKKAIVGLSIILFFVIVAVFAPFFAPYNPNDFVGSPYSQPSFNHPLGLDRMGRDILSQLIYGTRLSLIVGLSTGALMTSISVLIGMTAGYFGGLVDRILSTIIDVFMVIPGLPLMIVIASYIRIRGVVPIILVIAFTSWAPGARVIRSQTLTMRSREFILASKITGEKSGRIIFSEIMPNMFSLLSSNFFMACLTAIVGEASLEFLGFGDVSAITWGTMLYWAQNSSALLNNSWGWVLAPGAAIATLGASFALLNFSIDEITNPRLRGV; encoded by the coding sequence ATGATAAAAAAGCTAAACAAAAAAGCCATTGTGGGGTTATCAATAATATTATTTTTTGTTATAGTAGCTGTATTCGCTCCTTTTTTTGCACCTTATAATCCCAACGATTTTGTAGGATCCCCATATAGTCAGCCTTCATTTAATCATCCGCTAGGGCTTGATAGGATGGGAAGGGATATATTATCTCAATTGATTTATGGAACGAGGCTTTCTTTAATAGTTGGGCTTTCAACAGGGGCTTTGATGACGAGTATTTCAGTATTAATAGGGATGACAGCTGGATACTTTGGAGGATTAGTTGATAGGATACTTTCCACAATAATAGACGTTTTTATGGTAATTCCGGGTTTGCCTTTAATGATAGTTATAGCTTCTTACATAAGGATTAGGGGAGTTGTACCTATTATTTTAGTAATAGCATTCACAAGTTGGGCTCCTGGAGCGAGGGTTATAAGATCACAAACCCTGACAATGAGGAGTCGCGAGTTCATCCTTGCTTCAAAAATAACAGGTGAAAAAAGTGGAAGAATAATCTTTTCTGAGATCATGCCGAACATGTTTTCTTTGCTTTCTTCTAACTTTTTTATGGCATGTTTAACTGCGATTGTTGGAGAAGCTTCATTAGAATTTCTTGGATTTGGAGACGTTAGTGCTATAACTTGGGGAACAATGTTGTATTGGGCCCAAAACAGCAGTGCCCTATTAAATAATTCATGGGGCTGGGTTTTGGCTCCTGGAGCAGCTATAGCAACATTAGGTGCCAGTTTTGCTTTGCTTAATTTCTCTATTGATGAGATTACAAATCCAAGACTAAGAGGGGTGTGA
- a CDS encoding ABC transporter permease: protein MKYLREKIFFFVIALIAALTINFILPRLMPGDPAERILLRMGGEVQPEAVDAMRIALGVDKETPILKQYFSYLKNTLTFNFGVSYSYYPVEVKDLIFSSLPWTIGLVGISTVISFILGTSLGIRAGWKRNTPFDSFVTIIGLIIRGFPYFWLALILLYVFGFMLGAFPLSNAYSTQEFLTGWRFVGSVLYHGFLPALTLVLASLGTWILTMRNNMISTLSEDFIVVAEAKGLKDKEIMNRYAARNALLPSVTSFGLSLGYIVGGALLTEIVFSYPGIGYLMYKGVTSQDYPLMQAIFFIISLSVLLANFLLDFIYIFLDPRTRG, encoded by the coding sequence ATGAAATATTTGAGAGAAAAGATTTTCTTTTTTGTAATTGCTTTAATTGCTGCACTTACAATCAACTTTATATTGCCAAGGTTGATGCCCGGCGATCCAGCAGAAAGAATACTTTTAAGAATGGGTGGAGAGGTGCAGCCTGAAGCAGTTGACGCAATGAGAATAGCGTTGGGCGTCGATAAAGAAACACCTATACTCAAACAATACTTCTCTTATTTAAAAAATACTTTAACTTTTAATTTTGGTGTGTCGTATTCATATTACCCTGTTGAGGTAAAGGATTTAATTTTTTCATCTTTACCATGGACTATTGGGCTTGTGGGAATTTCAACGGTAATCAGCTTTATTTTAGGAACTTCTTTGGGAATAAGAGCGGGGTGGAAAAGAAATACACCATTTGATTCTTTTGTAACAATCATTGGCCTAATAATTAGAGGTTTTCCATATTTTTGGTTAGCCTTGATTTTGCTTTATGTTTTTGGATTTATGTTAGGAGCATTTCCACTTTCAAATGCTTATTCAACACAAGAATTTTTAACTGGATGGCGATTTGTAGGAAGTGTGTTATATCACGGATTTCTTCCCGCTCTTACATTAGTCTTAGCTTCCTTAGGTACCTGGATCTTAACCATGAGAAACAATATGATATCAACACTTTCAGAAGATTTTATAGTGGTTGCCGAAGCTAAGGGTCTGAAAGATAAAGAGATTATGAATAGGTATGCAGCAAGAAACGCGCTTCTTCCCAGCGTAACTTCTTTTGGTCTTTCTTTAGGTTATATAGTAGGCGGAGCATTATTGACAGAAATTGTTTTTTCATATCCTGGAATAGGATATTTAATGTATAAGGGTGTTACTAGTCAGGATTACCCGCTAATGCAAGCCATTTTCTTCATTATATCTTTATCCGTTTTGTTAGCTAACTTTTTGCTTGATTTTATTTACATTTTCCTAGATCCAAGGACAAGGGGTTGA
- a CDS encoding ABC transporter substrate-binding protein — protein sequence MKKILLFVVISVLSVVSLASTLSMIMDVTGPFSRNFNPFFSGGSNFSARGFIYETLFYINGYTGEIVPWLATNYEWSDDYLELEVTLRENVKWSDGKNFNADDVVFTFNMIKAYPALDIGGVWQKGLKEVTKVDDQHVKFVLSQVDTLIYTDIFNVYIVPQHIWSTLNDPTTYTAENPIGTGAYLIGRFTSQVYTLEKNPNYWQEEKVKVSTIRIPAFTGNDAAQLALMNKEIDWGTLFFPNIENIFIKADPEERGYWLPEGNPVLLFFNLDDERFKDENFRKAIALGIDNEQLVQLGMSNLATVSNPVLIKGGFSELINENLKHLWYTKDTEKAKKMLSDLGYSIGRDGIFSDARGNKLSFELIVPAGWTDWIAVSQVLSSQLKQIGIDVVVSQVDFGLYLERIRNKDFELALSWVNYGINPYFFYERWLHSTNAYSGDNRGGWISLTTDSLLEIFRNTSDEKERELAISSLQLIALQEFPSIPLFYNPTWFEYTTYNFEGWPNEENPYALPTITGMDKAYIIMNLEPVK from the coding sequence ATGAAAAAGATACTGTTGTTTGTAGTGATTTCTGTTTTAAGTGTAGTTTCATTGGCAAGCACTCTGTCAATGATCATGGATGTAACAGGACCGTTTTCAAGAAATTTCAACCCCTTTTTTTCAGGTGGAAGTAATTTCTCTGCAAGAGGTTTTATTTATGAAACTTTGTTTTATATTAACGGATATACTGGCGAGATAGTTCCGTGGTTAGCTACAAATTATGAATGGTCTGATGATTATTTGGAACTTGAAGTCACATTAAGGGAAAATGTAAAATGGTCTGATGGAAAGAATTTTAATGCTGATGACGTAGTATTTACTTTTAATATGATTAAAGCTTACCCCGCTTTGGATATTGGTGGTGTTTGGCAAAAAGGTTTGAAAGAGGTAACTAAAGTAGATGATCAACATGTGAAGTTTGTTTTATCTCAAGTTGATACACTTATATATACAGATATTTTTAACGTATACATCGTCCCTCAACATATCTGGAGCACTTTAAATGACCCAACTACCTATACTGCTGAAAACCCTATTGGAACTGGTGCTTACTTGATAGGACGATTTACTAGCCAAGTTTATACTTTGGAGAAAAATCCAAATTATTGGCAGGAAGAAAAGGTGAAAGTTAGTACTATTAGAATTCCAGCCTTTACTGGAAATGATGCTGCTCAATTAGCTTTAATGAATAAAGAAATTGATTGGGGAACCTTGTTTTTTCCAAATATTGAGAATATATTTATTAAAGCCGATCCAGAGGAAAGAGGTTATTGGCTTCCTGAAGGTAACCCAGTCCTACTTTTCTTCAACCTTGATGATGAAAGGTTTAAAGATGAGAATTTCCGAAAGGCAATCGCTTTAGGAATAGATAATGAACAGCTGGTACAGTTAGGAATGTCGAATTTAGCAACTGTTTCCAATCCTGTACTAATAAAAGGTGGTTTCTCAGAATTAATCAATGAGAATTTAAAACATTTGTGGTATACCAAAGATACTGAAAAAGCAAAAAAGATGTTAAGTGATTTGGGATATAGTATTGGCAGAGATGGTATATTCTCTGATGCTAGAGGAAATAAATTGAGTTTTGAATTGATAGTACCTGCTGGTTGGACTGATTGGATAGCAGTGTCACAAGTACTTTCATCCCAGCTGAAACAAATAGGGATAGATGTAGTTGTATCCCAAGTTGATTTCGGATTGTATTTAGAGAGAATTAGAAATAAAGACTTTGAATTGGCTTTGAGTTGGGTGAATTATGGTATAAATCCTTACTTTTTCTATGAAAGGTGGTTACATTCCACAAATGCATACAGTGGTGACAACAGAGGTGGCTGGATTAGCTTAACGACGGATTCTTTGTTAGAAATTTTTAGGAATACTTCAGATGAAAAAGAGAGAGAACTTGCTATTTCATCACTTCAACTAATCGCTTTGCAGGAATTTCCATCTATTCCTTTGTTTTACAATCCAACATGGTTTGAATACACTACCTATAATTTTGAAGGATGGCCTAATGAGGAAAATCCATATGCTTTACCAACTATAACCGGAATGGATAAGGCATACATTATAATGAACTTGGAACCTGTTAAGTAA